One stretch of Tenrec ecaudatus isolate mTenEca1 chromosome 18, mTenEca1.hap1, whole genome shotgun sequence DNA includes these proteins:
- the HIPK4 gene encoding homeodomain-interacting protein kinase 4 produces MATIQSETDCYDIIEVLGKGTFGEVAKGWRRSTGEMVAIKILKNDAYRNRIIKNELKLLGCMRGLDPEEAHVIRFLEFFHDALKFYLVFELLEQNLFEFQKENNFAPLPARHIRTVTLQVLRALARLKELAIIHADLKPENIMLVDQTRCPFRVKVIDFGSASIFSEVRYVKEPYIQSRFYRAPEILLGLPFCEKVDVWSLGCVMAELHLGWPLYPGNNEYDQVRYICETQGLPKAHLLHAARKAHHFFKRNPHPDATSPWQLKSSADYLAETKVRPLERRKYMLKSLDQIETVNGGMAASRLTFPDREVLAEHADLKSMVELIKRMLTWESHERISPSAALCHPFVSMQQLRSAHEATRYYQLSLRSYRLSLQVEGKLPAPAGAAGAEGPPFYPLAEEEEAAAAVGLGSASGSGPFFCEEKAPGVQRAIDQLDDLSLQEPGRGLWGESRVDVVSDVLAPLKAAGPGRRVPDSGPEPILAFYGSRLAGRHKARKLPAGSKSDSNFSNLIRLSHASPEDEAPCRGGGWEEGEHRGTSAEPPAILQRDGDGPTIKELAMDAERPVAELFDASSCPEEWLSDPDWSLEGVRVPRAQGLPARHPRTTSFLQHVGGHH; encoded by the exons ATGGCCACCATACAGTCCGAGACCGACTGCTACGACATCATCGAGGTCCTGGGCAAGGGCACCTTCGGGGAGGTGGCCAAGGGCTGGCGCCGGAGCACGGGCGAGATGGTGGCCATCAAGATCCTGAAGAACGACGCTTACCGCAACCGCATCATCAAGAACGAGCTGAAGCTGCTGGGCTGCATGCGGGGCCTGGACCCCGAGGAGGCCCACGTCATCCGCTTCCTGGAGTTCTTCCATGACGCGCTCAAGTTCTACCTGGTCTTCGAGCTGCTGGAGCAGAACCTCTTCGAGTTCCAGAAGGAAAACAACTTCGCGCCCCTCCCTGCCCGCCACATCCGGACCGTCACCCTGCAGGTGCTCCGAGCCCTGGCCCGCCTCAAGGAGCTGGCCATCATCCACGCCGACCTCAAGCCCGAGAACATCATGTTGGTGGACCAGACGCGCTGTCCCTTCAGGGTCAAG gtgaTCGATTTTGGCTCGGCCAGCATCTTCAGTGAGGTGCGCTACGTGAAAGAGCCCTACATCCAGTCCCGCTTCTACCGGGCCCCCGAGATCCTGCTGGGGCTGCCCTTCTGCGAGAAGGTGGACGTGTGGTCCCTAGGCTGTGTGATGGCCGAGCTGCACCTCGGCTGGCCCCTCTATCCCGGCAACAACGAGTACGACCAGGTGCGCTACATCTGTGAGACCCAGGGCctgcccaaggcccatctgctgCACGCCGCCCGAAAGGCCCACCACTTCTTCAAGCGCAATCCCCACCCCGACGCCACCAGCCCCTGGCAGCTCAAGTCCTCGGCCGACTACCTGGCAGAGACCAAG GTGCGCCCGCTGGAACGCCGCAAATACATGCTGAAGTCGCTGGACCAGATCGAGACGGTGAACGGCGGCATGGCGGCCAGCCGGCTGACTTTCCCGGACCGGGAGGTGCTGGCGGAGCACGCGGACCTCAAGAGCATGGTGGAGCTGATCAAGCGCATGCTGACGTGGGAGTCACACGAACGCATCAGCCCCAGCGCAGCCCTGTGCCACCCCTTCGTGTCCATGCAGCAGCTGCGCAGCGCCCACGAGGCCACGCGCTACTACCAGCTCTCGCTGCGCAGCTACCGGCTCTCGCTGCAGGTGGAGGGCAAGCTGCCGGCTCCCGCTGGGGCCGCCGGGGCTGAAGGGCCCCCCTTCTACCCGCTGgccgaggaggaggaggcggctgCGGCCGTGGGCCTGGGCAGCGCGTCCGGCAGCGGGCCCTTCTTCTGTGAAGAGAAGGCGCCGGGCGTGCAAAGGGCCATCGATCAGCTGGACGACCTGAGCCTGCAGGAGCCCGGCCGGGGGCTGTGGGGCGAGAGCCGAGTGGATGTGGTCTCTGATGTGCTGGCCCCGCTCAAGGCAGCTGGCCCTGGGCGGCGGGTGCCCGACTCAGGGCCTGAGCCCATCCTGGCATTTTATGGCAGCCGGCTGGCAGGCCGCCACAAGGCCCGCAAGCTGCCCGCAGGCTCCAAGTCTGACTCTAACTTCAGCAACCTCATTCGGCTGAGCCACGCCTCGCCTGAGGACGAGGCGCCCTGCCGGGGCGGCGGCtgggaggaaggtgagcaccGAGGGACCTCCGCTGAGCCACCCGCCATCCTGCAGCGGGACGGCGACGGGCCCACCATCAAGGAGCTGGCCATGGACGCTGAG aGGCCGGTCGCAGAGCTCTTTGATGCCAGCAGctgtcctgaggagtggctgagtGACCCGGACTGGAGCCTGGAGGGTGTCAGGGTACCACGGGCTCAGGGCCTGCCAGCCCGCCACCCCCGGACAACCAGCTTTCTGCAGCACGTTGGCGGGCACCACTGA
- the PLD3 gene encoding 5'-3' exonuclease PLD3, translating into MMKPKLLYQELKVPAEEPAGELPTNEIEAWKAAEKKARWVLLVLILAVVGFGALMTQLFLWEYGDLHLFGPNQRPAPCYDPCEAVLVESIPEGLDFPNASVGNPSTSQAWLGLLAGAHSSLDIASFYWTLTNNDTHTQEPSAQQGEEVLRQLQTLAPRGVKVRIAVSKPNGPQPQANLQTLLQSGAQVRMVDMQKLTHGVLHTKFWVIDQTHFYLGSANMDWRSLTQVKELGVVMYNCSCLARDLTKIFEAYWFLGQAGSSIPSTWPRAYDTRYNQETPMEICLNGTPALAYLASAPPPLCPSGRTSDLKALLNVVDSARSFIYIAVMNYLPTMEFSRPRRFWPAIDDGLRRASYEHGVKVRLLVSCWGHSDPSMRAFLLSLAALRDNHTHSDIQVKLFVVPANQTQARIPYARVNHNKYMVTERAAYIGTSNWSGSYFLDTAGTSLLVTQNGRGCLRSQLEAVFMRDWDSPYSHDLDTSADGVGNACRLL; encoded by the exons ATGATGAAGCCAAAGCTCCTGTACCAGGAG CTGAAGGTGCCTGCTGAGGAGCCGGCTGGCGAGCTGCCGACTAATGAGATCGAAGCCTGGAAGGCTGCGGAGAAG AAAGCCCGCTGGGTCCTGCTGGTCCTCATCCTGGCCGTCGTGGGCTTCGGTGCCCTGATGACTCAGCTGTTTCTATGGGAATACGGAGACTTGCATCTCTTCGGGCCCAACCAGCGCCCCGCTCCCTGCTACGACCCCTGCGA GGCCGTGCTGGTGGAGAGCATTCCTGAGGGCCTGGACTTCCCCAACGCCTCTGTGGGCAACCCCTCCACCAGCCAGGCCTGGCTGGGCCTGCTCGCCGGGGCCCACAGCAGCCTGGACATCGCCTCCTTCTACTGGACCCTCACCAACAATGACACCCACACCCAGgagccctctgcccagcag ggtgaGGAGGTCCTGCGGCAGCTGCAGACCCTGGCACCCCGAGGTGTGAAGGTCCGTATCGCCGTGAGCAAGCCCAACGGGCCCCAGCCACAGGCCAACCTACAGACTCTGTTGCAGAGCG GCGCCCAGGTCCGCATGGTGGACATGCAGAAGCTGACCCACGGCGTTCTACACACCAAGTTCTGGGTGATAGACCAGACCCATTTCTACCTTGGCAGCGCCAACATGGACTGGCGCTCCCTGACCCAG GTCAAGGAGCTGGGAGTGGTCATGTACAACTGCAGCTGCCTGGCTCGAGACCTGACCAAGATCTTCGAGGCCTACTGGTTCCTGGGCCAGGCAGGCAGCTCCATCCCGTCCACCTGGCCAAGGGCCTATGACACACGCTACAACCAAGAGACACCAATGGAGATCTGCCTCAATGGGACCCCTGCCCTGGCCTACCTGGCG AGTGCGCCCCCCCCActttgtccaagtggccgcaccTCAGACCTGAAGGCTCTACTCAACGTGGTGGACAGTGCCCGGAGTTTCATCTACATCGCGGTCATGAACTACCTGCCCACCATGGAGTTCTCCCGCCCACGCAG GTTCTGGCCGGCCATCGACGATGGACTGAGGCGGGCCTCCTACGAGCATGGTGTCAAGGTCCGCCTGCTGGTCAGCTGCTGGGGCCACTCGGATCCGTCCATGCGGGCGTTCCTGCTCTCCCTGGCCGCCCTGCGGGACAACCACACCCACTCCGACATCCAAGTG AAACTCTTTGTGGTCCCAGCGAATCAGACCCAGGCCCGCATCCCGTATGCCCGGGTCAACCACAACAAGTACATGGTGACTGAACGTGCCGCCTACATCG GAACTTCCAACTGGTCCGGAAGCTACTTCCTAGATACGGCCGGAACCTCGCTGCTGGTGACCCAGAACGGACGGGGGTGCCTCCGGAGCCAGCTGGAGGCTGTGTTCATGCGGGACTGGGACTCCCCTTACAGCCATGACCTGGACACGTCTGCCGATGGTGTGGGCAACGCCTGCCGCCTGCTCTGA